In the genome of Fibrobacter succinogenes, the window TGAGCGAAATTTTGATTTAAATTTTAAAGACGAAGCTGTGCGCCTCGTCTTTTTTTGCATTGTCATGCCCGACCATCTCGTATAATGATCTCTTCCTACCGTCTACTGTCTACTGCCTACTTCTCTTTCCATCCCACATACTTTGCGGTTTCGAGAATTTCGTTGGCGTTTTGAACGCGTTCTGCGGAAGGCGATTGCGTGTCCTTCAGCGCGTAGTCGATTTCGAGTTCTTTGTACTTGCTTAGCGCAAATGCGTGGTAGGGGAGGACTTCGACGCGCTTGACGTTGTGGAGTGTGCGGATGAAATCGCGGGTGCGCGTGAGTGCTTCGTCGTTGTCGCTGATGTCCGGCACGAGCACATGGCGAATCCAGATGGGCTTTTGGATTTCATCCAAATAGCGGAAAAATTCGATGATGTTTTCGTTACCTAGGCCAGTGAGTTCTTTGTGTGCTTTGCCATCGATGTGTTTGATATCTACGAGCAGAAGGTCTGTTGCTTTCATCAGGCGTTCGATTTTTGCGAATGCTTCGCCGGTGCGTCGGAATGTGATTCCGCATGTGTCAACGCACGTGTGGACTCCGGCTGCTTTTGCGGCTTCGAAAAACTCAATCATGAAGTCTATTTGCGCCAATGGTTCGCCGCCGCTGACGGTGATGCCGCCGTTGCTTCCCCAGTAGGGCTTGTAGCG includes:
- the pflA gene encoding pyruvate formate-lyase-activating protein produces the protein MTLGRINKLETFGSVDGPGIRFVVFTQGCPMRCKFCHNPETWDFGTKSANGTENGSFEISAEDLLKKAIRYKPYWGSNGGITVSGGEPLAQIDFMIEFFEAAKAAGVHTCVDTCGITFRRTGEAFAKIERLMKATDLLLVDIKHIDGKAHKELTGLGNENIIEFFRYLDEIQKPIWIRHVLVPDISDNDEALTRTRDFIRTLHNVKRVEVLPYHAFALSKYKELEIDYALKDTQSPSAERVQNANEILETAKYVGWKEK